Proteins co-encoded in one Streptococcus parauberis NCFD 2020 genomic window:
- a CDS encoding aminoacyltransferase → MALITLTEEIFEKFADSVDRRFFEQSISMKSLLEKRGHHTDLLGLNDSSGKLQIAALIYSIPMFGGNHMEVHYGPIFEDKKYLHDFLVELRAFAKQKKVMELEIKPYEVFQKFDDHGNAISEENFSITDIFKKAGFKHEGLTKGYESIDWHYIKDLSQLTEKDLIKSFSKKGKPLVKKAKTFGIKIRPLKRDELHLFKDITSSTSDRRDYNDKSLEYYEYLFDSFGEHAEFLVATLNFQEYHTNLEKDQAKLRVKLDKLEHDLEINPNSEKKQNQHKEISSQFQTFEVRKKEAKDFIEKYQNQDVILAGSVFIFTKQELVYFFSGSYTEFNKFYAPTVLQEYAMLEAIDRGIPRYNLLGVEGNFDGSDGVLGFKQNFNGFVERAPGKFTYYPNPIKHKSISFVKTILGRK, encoded by the coding sequence ATGGCATTAATTACTTTAACTGAAGAAATTTTCGAAAAATTCGCTGATTCAGTTGATCGTCGATTTTTTGAACAATCTATTAGTATGAAATCTCTACTTGAAAAACGAGGTCATCATACTGATCTGCTTGGTTTAAATGACAGTTCTGGAAAATTACAAATAGCCGCACTTATTTATTCAATACCAATGTTTGGTGGCAACCATATGGAAGTTCATTATGGCCCAATTTTCGAAGATAAAAAATACTTACACGATTTTCTTGTTGAACTTCGTGCTTTTGCTAAACAAAAGAAGGTTATGGAACTTGAAATAAAACCATACGAGGTCTTCCAAAAATTTGATGATCATGGTAATGCTATCAGTGAAGAGAACTTTTCAATAACTGACATTTTTAAAAAAGCTGGTTTTAAACACGAAGGTTTAACAAAAGGTTATGAGTCAATTGACTGGCATTACATCAAGGATTTATCTCAACTTACTGAAAAAGATTTAATAAAGTCTTTTAGTAAAAAAGGTAAACCATTAGTTAAAAAAGCCAAAACATTTGGAATAAAAATCCGTCCTTTGAAACGTGATGAATTACATCTCTTTAAAGATATCACTTCTTCTACTTCAGATCGTCGTGATTATAATGACAAATCACTTGAATACTATGAATATTTATTTGATAGTTTTGGAGAACATGCAGAATTTTTAGTAGCAACTTTAAATTTTCAAGAATACCATACTAATTTAGAAAAAGATCAAGCAAAATTACGTGTAAAATTAGATAAATTAGAACATGATTTAGAAATCAATCCTAATTCCGAGAAAAAACAAAACCAACATAAAGAAATTTCAAGTCAATTTCAAACCTTTGAAGTCCGAAAAAAAGAAGCTAAGGACTTTATAGAAAAATACCAAAATCAAGATGTCATCCTAGCTGGGTCTGTGTTCATTTTTACCAAACAAGAGCTAGTCTATTTCTTTAGTGGTTCTTACACTGAATTCAATAAATTCTATGCCCCCACTGTCTTACAAGAATATGCTATGTTGGAAGCAATTGATCGAGGAATTCCACGATATAATTTACTTGGTGTTGAAGGAAACTTTGATGGTAGCGATGGTGTGCTTGGGTTTAAACAGAACTTCAATGGTTTTGTGGAACGGGCTCCCGGAAAATTTACTTACTACCCTAATCCAATAAAGCACAAATCAATTTCCTTTGTGAAAACTATTTTAGGAAGAAAATAA
- a CDS encoding aminoacyltransferase: MYTYKIGISEKEHDEFLLNNKQCNLLQSSNWAGIKSNWSTERIGFYEDDQLVATASLLIKNLPMNFTLIYIPRGPIMDYTDYELVDFVISSLKEFGKSKRAIFVKFDPSLFLTRYLVTTDPETNEEEDEVTITLIKFLTRLGVEWTGRTRDIGQTIQPRIQANIHAKNADFQLLPKKTKQAIRTAQNKGIDLTIGGPELLEDFATLMKKTEDRKGINLRGIDYYRKLMDTYPDDSYITMTSLDLVKRQRELTNQLEQAKLAKSKFTDKTKPGKIKETENAIDRFTGEINFLNEHIQTGVTTAPLAGTLTIVYGKTSENLYAGMDETFRNYQAALLTWYETGQEAFKRGCAWHNLGGVENNLDGGLYQFKSKLNPTLEEFAGEFNIPVSPLHGPAMLAYNLRKQIRSKH; the protein is encoded by the coding sequence ATGTATACTTATAAAATTGGGATTTCTGAAAAAGAACATGATGAATTTTTGCTAAACAACAAACAATGTAATCTCTTACAAAGTTCTAATTGGGCTGGCATCAAATCAAATTGGTCGACAGAAAGAATCGGTTTTTATGAAGATGACCAATTAGTTGCTACTGCCTCACTCTTAATCAAGAACTTGCCGATGAATTTCACTTTAATTTATATTCCCCGTGGTCCAATCATGGATTACACTGATTATGAATTAGTCGATTTTGTCATCTCCTCATTAAAAGAATTCGGAAAAAGTAAACGAGCTATTTTTGTTAAATTTGACCCTTCGCTTTTCCTCACTCGTTACCTGGTTACAACAGACCCTGAAACTAATGAAGAAGAGGATGAAGTAACAATTACCCTCATTAAGTTTTTAACAAGATTAGGCGTCGAGTGGACAGGCCGTACCAGAGATATCGGTCAAACTATCCAACCTCGTATTCAAGCCAACATTCATGCCAAAAATGCAGATTTTCAATTACTTCCAAAGAAAACAAAACAGGCCATTCGTACTGCTCAAAATAAAGGGATTGATTTAACCATTGGTGGCCCAGAACTTTTGGAAGACTTTGCTACTTTAATGAAGAAAACCGAAGACCGCAAAGGAATTAATCTAAGAGGAATTGATTACTACCGCAAACTAATGGACACATACCCAGATGACTCTTATATCACAATGACTAGCTTAGATTTAGTGAAACGTCAGCGAGAATTAACAAATCAACTGGAACAAGCTAAGTTAGCAAAAAGTAAATTTACTGATAAAACAAAACCAGGAAAGATAAAAGAAACTGAAAATGCTATTGACCGTTTTACTGGTGAGATTAATTTCTTAAATGAGCATATTCAAACTGGTGTCACTACGGCTCCTTTAGCAGGTACCTTGACAATTGTTTACGGAAAGACTTCAGAAAATTTATATGCTGGTATGGATGAGACATTCAGAAATTATCAAGCTGCACTTTTAACTTGGTATGAAACTGGCCAGGAAGCATTTAAACGCGGCTGTGCTTGGCACAATCTGGGTGGTGTCGAAAACAACTTGGATGGTGGTTTATATCAATTTAAGTCAAAATTAAATCCGACCTTAGAAGAATTTGCTGGCGAATTTAATATTCCAGTCAGTCCACTCCATGGTCCAGCAATGTTAGCTTATAACCTACGAAAACAAATAAGGAGCAAACACTAA